One Gardnerella vaginalis genomic window, TAATTGCCATTATGGCGTTGTCTATGGTTCTTGGCGTTTTAGCAGTGCTTGTTGGGAGTCTAATTGGAGATAAAATTTTTGTTTTTAAAGGCAATGGCAGCGTAAAAAATGCTGGTGATGCAAACGCCATCAATAAAATAGACGCTAACAGGGGCGGTGCAAAATGATGTCTTATGCATATGTTCTTTTTTGGCTGCCTGTTGTTTTCGCTGGACTTGGTGCTGTTCTTCGTTGTGCAATATCTGACGCAATTGGGCGCGTTTACAACCATGATTTTCCAATCGCGACTTTGCTAATCAACTCTTTTGCGTCTTTTATAATGGGCTTAGTTGTATTTTTAAGTTCTTCGATTATATACGATTTAACTTTTGCTTCGACTATTATTTACACGTGCGCATTGGGATTTTTAGGCGGATTTTCAACGTTTTCAACCGCAATCTTAGAAGTCGTAAGCCTGTTTAAGCTAAAGAAAATCAAGCTTGGACTATGGCTTTTTGTTAGCGAACTAATAGTGCCATTCTTATGCGCATTTATTGCATACGCTGGACCGTGTTTTGTAATGTTTTTACTTCTAAAGTCTTAAGTTTTGAATTTTATTAATTGACGTATTTTATTTATTTATATTTATTGTGTTATTAAAAATGTTAAAATGCTTGATGTATTTGTTTGCGATTTGATTTAAGAATAGGTTTATTGTGACTTTAAAGAACGTAGGCGGTTTTATACGCGATTTTTTGCGCGACTTTTCTGATCGCGTTCTTAAAACGCTTAAGCATCTTAGATGGAAGATGGTTCTTGCTGGCGTAGTTGTTGGTCTTGTTTCTGGCGCGCTTGTAGCAACCTATAGACTTGGAATTGAGTACGGAACTGATTTTGCGCGATGGATGTATGCGCAAATATTGCAAAACATGCTTTGGATTGTGCCTTGTGTGGTTTTTGCAATTGTTGCTGGGCTTTTTATTGGCTGGATGAGTCGCAAAGAAAGTATGGCGTCTGGAAGCGGCATTCCACAAGTTGTTGGATATGTTCAGCGCGGGTTAAAAATGTGCTGGAATACCATTTTGCCTGTTCGATTTGTAGGTGGATTGTTGGGATCGCTATTTGGCTTGTCTCTTGGGCGCGAAGGCCCTTCGATTCAAATCGGAGCTTGCGGCGCACAAATGATGTCTCGTATTTTTAGAAAAGGCGATAAAAACGATACTCAAGAGCATTATGTTGTAACTGCTGGAGCTGCAGCTGGCTTATCCGCAGCATTTAGCGCTCCACTTTCTGGACTTATGTTTGCTATGGAAGAAGTTCAACACGGATTGTCTTCTACGGTTC contains:
- a CDS encoding fluoride efflux transporter FluC, with the translated sequence MMSYAYVLFWLPVVFAGLGAVLRCAISDAIGRVYNHDFPIATLLINSFASFIMGLVVFLSSSIIYDLTFASTIIYTCALGFLGGFSTFSTAILEVVSLFKLKKIKLGLWLFVSELIVPFLCAFIAYAGPCFVMFLLLKS